One window of Nocardia sp. NBC_00508 genomic DNA carries:
- a CDS encoding TetR/AcrR family transcriptional regulator → MEGCILGRARGNLNSLNDRLVNEVVVASRREQAEWRRERLLDAALDVFATKGIDGASVKDIAAAAEVTPGLLYHYFAGKEALVTALLRERGFSRQLRELLEQARGLAAAEVLPRVMREFDSLLADNTKLLRLFFAAGHSHENVRVVLAEFVAEGQTAMADYLRSRVAAGELRDHDVHTTATALFATLAVGRSAGNPVDVAELAALVLHGLVRPNGGTPPEEEGEIAGA, encoded by the coding sequence TTGGAAGGGTGCATTCTCGGCCGCGCACGTGGTAACCTCAATTCATTGAATGATCGTTTAGTCAATGAGGTCGTGGTGGCAAGTCGACGAGAACAGGCTGAGTGGCGGCGCGAGCGCTTGCTCGACGCGGCGTTGGATGTGTTCGCAACGAAGGGCATCGATGGGGCCTCGGTCAAGGACATCGCGGCTGCGGCCGAGGTGACGCCGGGACTGCTGTATCACTACTTCGCCGGCAAGGAAGCGCTGGTGACCGCGTTGCTGCGGGAGCGGGGGTTCTCGCGGCAGTTGCGCGAATTGCTGGAGCAGGCGCGGGGGCTGGCGGCGGCCGAGGTCCTTCCCCGGGTGATGCGCGAGTTCGACAGCCTGCTGGCCGACAACACCAAGCTGCTCAGGCTGTTTTTCGCGGCGGGCCATTCACACGAGAACGTCCGGGTTGTGCTGGCGGAGTTCGTCGCCGAAGGCCAGACAGCGATGGCCGACTACCTGCGCTCACGCGTGGCCGCCGGGGAATTGCGCGACCACGATGTGCACACGACCGCGACTGCGCTGTTCGCGACTCTCGCCGTCGGGCGCAGCGCTGGAAACCCCGTCGATGTCGCCGAGCTGGCCGCTCTCGTGCTCCACGGACTTGTTCGACCCAATGGCGGCACGCCACCCGAAGAAGAAGGAGAGATCGCCGGTGCATGA
- a CDS encoding FAD-dependent oxidoreductase, whose product MMLGTLLARQGVEVIVLEKHADFLRDFRGDTIHPSTQELIHELGWLDEFHRLPHSTMDRVTVAVGGTPVTFADFRKLPVRSPYIAFMPQWEFLNFLATKAATFPGFQLMQRTEASEMLIENDRVVGVRATTDSGQLEIRADLVVAADGRHSRMRDQAGLRAKVSSPPMDVLWFRLSRRATDRVEFFQGGKGAMVAIDRGDYWQVAYTIPTDSYQELRALGIGELHNRIGALAPALRDRVHELASWDDIHQLTVRVDRLDNWYRPGLLCIGDAAHAMSPAGGVGINLAIQDAVATANILGPKLLAHNLTDADPPRVQARRQLPVKLTQLFQLAILRDLYPKNLHDNTATHVPPIFRVFRRLPVLRHAAGRFIGLGVRPEHIRS is encoded by the coding sequence ATGATGCTGGGGACTTTGCTGGCCCGGCAGGGCGTCGAGGTGATCGTGCTGGAGAAACACGCCGACTTCCTGCGCGACTTCCGCGGCGACACCATCCATCCGTCCACCCAGGAACTCATCCACGAACTCGGCTGGCTGGACGAATTCCACCGCCTCCCGCACAGCACGATGGACCGGGTCACCGTCGCCGTCGGTGGCACGCCGGTGACCTTCGCGGATTTCCGGAAGCTGCCGGTCCGCAGCCCCTACATCGCGTTCATGCCGCAATGGGAGTTCCTGAATTTCCTTGCGACCAAGGCCGCGACATTCCCCGGCTTCCAGCTCATGCAGCGCACCGAAGCGTCCGAGATGCTCATCGAGAACGATCGTGTGGTCGGCGTACGGGCGACCACCGATAGCGGGCAGCTCGAGATCCGCGCCGACCTCGTCGTAGCGGCCGATGGCCGACACTCGCGCATGCGAGACCAGGCCGGTTTGCGTGCCAAGGTGAGCTCGCCGCCTATGGACGTCCTGTGGTTCCGGCTGTCGCGGCGGGCGACAGACCGGGTCGAGTTCTTCCAGGGCGGTAAAGGGGCAATGGTCGCCATCGACCGCGGTGACTACTGGCAGGTCGCATACACCATCCCGACGGACTCTTACCAGGAGCTGCGCGCGCTCGGAATCGGCGAGCTACACAATAGAATAGGTGCACTCGCCCCCGCATTGCGGGACCGTGTTCACGAACTCGCCAGTTGGGATGATATCCATCAGCTGACGGTGCGTGTCGATCGGCTCGATAACTGGTATCGACCGGGCCTGCTCTGCATCGGCGATGCCGCGCACGCTATGTCACCGGCGGGTGGTGTCGGAATAAACCTGGCCATCCAGGATGCCGTTGCGACCGCGAATATCCTCGGCCCGAAACTGCTCGCACACAACCTGACCGACGCCGATCCACCCCGCGTGCAAGCACGCCGCCAACTGCCGGTCAAACTGACCCAACTATTCCAGCTGGCCATCCTGCGCGACCTCTACCCCAAGAACCTCCACGACAACACAGCCACCCACGTGCCACCGATCTTCCGCGTGTTCCGCCGCCTACCTGTACTACGCCACGCGGCAGGCCGATTCATCGGCCTCGGCGTCCGGCCGGAACACATCCGAAGCTGA
- a CDS encoding SACE_7040 family transcriptional regulator, whose product MTSAEPVAPTRREQLKAQRRSQLLEAGARLIADRGFLGMRLDDLGAAVGISGPAVYRHFPNKEALLIELLVGVSQRLLDGGKAVVATTNSAQQALAGLVDHHLDFAFGEPELIRIQDRDLDNVPAPARREIRRTQRQYVEIWVAVLRELHPELPEETARVQAHAAFGLINSTPHSATNATAVRARPVLRRMALAALG is encoded by the coding sequence GTGACCAGTGCCGAACCCGTCGCGCCCACCCGTCGCGAGCAGCTGAAGGCGCAGCGAAGGTCGCAACTGCTGGAGGCGGGCGCCCGGCTCATCGCCGACCGGGGCTTCCTCGGCATGCGCTTGGACGACTTGGGCGCCGCCGTCGGCATCAGCGGTCCCGCCGTCTACCGGCACTTCCCGAACAAGGAAGCGCTGCTGATCGAGTTGCTGGTCGGGGTGAGTCAGCGGCTGCTGGATGGCGGGAAGGCCGTGGTGGCGACGACGAATTCGGCCCAGCAGGCGCTCGCCGGGCTGGTGGACCACCACCTGGACTTCGCGTTCGGCGAGCCGGAGCTGATCCGCATCCAAGACCGCGACCTGGACAACGTGCCCGCACCGGCCCGCCGGGAGATCCGCCGCACCCAGCGCCAGTATGTGGAGATCTGGGTCGCGGTGCTGCGCGAGTTGCATCCCGAGCTACCCGAGGAGACGGCGCGGGTGCAGGCCCACGCCGCCTTCGGTCTGATCAACTCGACCCCGCACAGCGCGACCAACGCCACCGCGGTCCGGGCCCGCCCGGTGCTGCGCCGTATGGCGCTGGCCGCCTTGGGGTGA
- a CDS encoding MFS transporter, whose product MIADAYCINGHCGAIRLHEYSVQPKHCGGRHIETEVWPRARRRSAMRVHDAGANPAKPKGVDPGETSGLRRVVAASMAGTVVEWYEFFLYGTAATLVFSKVFFAKDTSDLDAILAAFVTYAVGFAARPLGGVVFGHFGDKYGRKKLLQFSLVLVGAATFLMGCLPTFAQIGYWAPALLVILRFIQGFAVGGEWGGAVLLVAEHSPSRSRGFWASWPQAGVPAGNLLATMVLLVLTSTLSDAAFLSWGWRVAFWLSAVVVLVGYYIRTKITDAPIFVAAQQEAEQIKATSLSVVEVLRRYPRGVLTAMGLRFGENVMYYLVVTFTITYLKVQVHVDTKVILWWLLAAHAVHFGVIPLVGKLSDRFGRRPVYLVGALTAGTWGFFAFPMMDSGHNVVIMSAIIIGLVFHAFMYAGQPAIMAEMFPTRMRYSGVSLGYQVTSIAAGSLAPIIAVRLLNTYDSAVPIAWYLAGAAAISAIAVLVARETKGLSLESIDLADAEKLGVRTAKVTVR is encoded by the coding sequence ATGATTGCAGATGCGTACTGCATTAATGGTCATTGCGGCGCGATTCGTCTGCACGAATACTCGGTTCAGCCAAAGCATTGTGGGGGCCGTCACATCGAGACCGAAGTGTGGCCCCGGGCACGAAGGAGAAGTGCGATGAGGGTGCACGACGCCGGGGCGAACCCGGCCAAGCCGAAAGGCGTAGATCCAGGCGAAACCAGCGGTTTGCGGCGTGTAGTGGCCGCGTCCATGGCGGGCACGGTCGTCGAGTGGTATGAGTTCTTCCTCTACGGCACCGCCGCCACGCTCGTGTTCAGCAAGGTGTTCTTCGCCAAGGACACCAGCGACCTGGACGCCATCCTCGCCGCCTTCGTGACCTACGCCGTCGGCTTCGCCGCCCGCCCACTCGGCGGCGTCGTGTTCGGGCATTTCGGCGACAAATACGGTCGCAAGAAGCTGCTCCAGTTCAGCCTGGTGCTGGTGGGCGCCGCGACCTTCTTGATGGGCTGCCTGCCGACCTTCGCGCAGATCGGCTACTGGGCGCCCGCGCTGCTGGTGATCCTGCGCTTCATCCAGGGTTTCGCGGTCGGCGGGGAATGGGGCGGCGCGGTGCTGCTGGTTGCCGAGCACAGTCCCAGCCGCAGCCGCGGTTTCTGGGCGAGCTGGCCGCAGGCGGGCGTGCCCGCGGGCAACCTGCTGGCGACGATGGTGCTGCTGGTGCTCACCTCCACGCTGTCGGACGCGGCATTCCTCAGCTGGGGCTGGCGGGTAGCGTTCTGGCTGTCGGCGGTGGTGGTGCTGGTCGGCTACTACATCCGCACGAAGATCACCGACGCGCCCATTTTCGTCGCGGCGCAACAGGAAGCCGAGCAGATCAAGGCGACCTCGCTCAGCGTCGTCGAGGTGCTGCGCCGGTACCCGCGCGGCGTGCTCACCGCGATGGGACTGCGTTTCGGCGAGAACGTCATGTACTACCTGGTGGTGACCTTCACCATCACCTATCTCAAGGTGCAGGTGCACGTCGACACCAAAGTCATCCTGTGGTGGCTACTCGCCGCGCACGCGGTGCACTTCGGGGTGATCCCGCTGGTGGGCAAGCTGTCCGACCGCTTCGGCAGGCGGCCGGTCTACCTGGTCGGCGCGCTGACCGCGGGCACCTGGGGCTTCTTCGCCTTCCCGATGATGGACAGCGGCCACAACGTGGTGATCATGTCCGCCATCATCATCGGCTTGGTCTTCCACGCCTTCATGTACGCCGGGCAGCCCGCGATCATGGCCGAGATGTTCCCCACCCGGATGCGCTACTCCGGTGTGTCGCTGGGCTATCAGGTCACCTCGATCGCGGCCGGGTCGCTGGCGCCGATCATCGCCGTCCGGCTGCTCAACACCTATGACTCCGCGGTGCCGATCGCGTGGTACCTCGCCGGCGCGGCCGCGATCAGCGCGATCGCCGTGCTCGTCGCTCGCGAAACGAAAGGCCTGAGCTTGGAAAGCATCGATCTCGCCGACGCCGAGAAACTCGGCGTGCGAACCGCAAAAGTGACGGTCCGATGA
- a CDS encoding carboxyl transferase domain-containing protein: MTVTEEVGNQAAHAALVDDLRARLAAAALGGPAKARERHVARGKLLPRQRVDQLLDPGSPFLELSPLAATGMYSDESPGAGIITGIGRVSGRECVIVANDATVKGGTYYPMTVKKHLRAQEIALQNRLPCLYLVDSGGAYLPRQDEVFPDREHFGRIFYNQATMSAKGIPQIAAVLGSCTAGGAYVPAMSDEAVIVRNQGTIFLGGPPLVKAATGEVVTAEELGGGELHSRTSGVTDHLAEDDQDALRIVRRIVGTLGPRAAGPWEVRPTVAPTAPESELYDVVPVDLRTPYDVRDVIHRVVDGSGDGASGFHEFKAEYGKTLVTGFARIHGHPVGIIANNGVLFSESAMKGAHFIELCDKRSIPLLFLQNITGFMVGRDYEAGGIAKHGAKMVTAVACARVPKLTVVIGGSYGAGNYSMCGRAYSPRFLWMWPNARISVMGGEQAASVLATVRGDQLDSSGQPWSADDEEAFKAPIRDQYEGQGNPYYSTARLWDDGVIDPADTRTVLGLALSVCAQAPLEPVSYGVFRM, encoded by the coding sequence ATGACCGTTACCGAAGAGGTCGGCAACCAGGCCGCGCACGCGGCGCTGGTCGACGACCTGCGCGCCCGGCTGGCCGCCGCGGCGCTCGGCGGACCGGCGAAGGCGCGCGAACGCCACGTTGCGCGGGGCAAGCTGCTGCCGCGGCAGCGGGTGGACCAACTGCTCGACCCGGGCAGCCCGTTTCTCGAGCTGTCCCCACTGGCCGCGACCGGGATGTACAGCGACGAGTCCCCCGGCGCCGGGATCATCACCGGGATCGGCCGGGTGTCCGGGCGTGAATGCGTGATCGTGGCCAACGACGCCACCGTCAAGGGCGGCACCTACTACCCCATGACGGTGAAGAAGCATCTGCGCGCGCAGGAGATCGCGTTGCAGAACCGGTTGCCGTGCCTGTATCTGGTCGACTCCGGCGGCGCGTACCTGCCGCGCCAGGACGAGGTGTTCCCCGACCGGGAACACTTCGGCCGCATCTTCTACAACCAGGCGACCATGAGCGCCAAGGGAATCCCGCAGATCGCGGCAGTGCTCGGCTCGTGCACAGCCGGTGGCGCTTACGTTCCCGCGATGAGCGACGAAGCCGTGATCGTGCGGAATCAAGGCACCATCTTCCTCGGCGGGCCGCCGCTGGTGAAGGCCGCGACCGGCGAGGTGGTGACGGCCGAGGAACTCGGCGGCGGCGAACTGCACTCCCGCACGTCGGGCGTCACCGACCACTTGGCCGAGGACGACCAGGACGCGCTGCGCATCGTGCGCCGCATCGTCGGCACGCTCGGACCGCGCGCGGCCGGCCCATGGGAGGTGCGGCCAACCGTCGCACCCACCGCGCCGGAATCGGAACTCTACGACGTGGTCCCGGTCGATCTGCGCACGCCATACGACGTACGCGACGTCATCCACCGCGTGGTCGACGGTTCGGGCGACGGAGCGAGCGGCTTCCACGAGTTCAAGGCCGAGTACGGCAAGACCTTGGTCACCGGATTCGCGCGCATCCACGGGCATCCGGTGGGCATCATCGCCAACAACGGCGTGCTGTTCAGCGAATCCGCCATGAAGGGCGCGCATTTCATCGAGTTGTGCGACAAGCGCAGCATCCCGCTGCTGTTCCTGCAGAACATCACCGGCTTCATGGTCGGCCGCGACTACGAGGCGGGCGGCATCGCCAAGCACGGCGCGAAGATGGTCACCGCGGTGGCCTGCGCGCGGGTGCCGAAGCTCACCGTCGTGATCGGCGGCTCCTACGGCGCGGGCAACTACTCGATGTGCGGGCGCGCGTATTCGCCGCGGTTCCTGTGGATGTGGCCGAACGCGCGGATCTCGGTGATGGGTGGCGAGCAGGCCGCGTCGGTGCTCGCGACAGTGCGCGGCGACCAGCTCGACAGCAGCGGGCAGCCCTGGTCCGCGGACGACGAGGAGGCATTCAAAGCCCCGATCCGGGACCAGTACGAGGGCCAGGGCAACCCTTACTACTCGACCGCGCGCCTCTGGGACGACGGTGTCATCGATCCGGCCGACACCAGAACCGTGCTCGGCCTTGCCCTTTCGGTGTGCGCGCAGGCCCCGCTCGAACCCGTTTCCTACGGCGTCTTCCGGATGTGA
- a CDS encoding helix-turn-helix domain-containing protein encodes MIDKEINSAWKSPGFRKLLAEGRPGQALALVRKEMGLSQADFGALLHWDRTHAGRVERGEVGTIFDIRELIRAADALGVPRTALLPILLGPADPRTIEEGGKGADDMDRRQFGLAATIATVAVGAPATSTPTQVGSGHIGYFQALTQRMWNHDNHFGGGDIAEYALHQYGLARRLLDHGDYGRQTGVRLLVETSRLARCAGWLCLDSGRSVAARRCYVEAVLLAEQSGSDELLANALASLTFLTTDRPISREPVRLAQRASHLARRTPSARLNAVRSAREAVAHAAIGERQEFEQAITRAWREVDRGLDDADEPVWLHHVTPTEIKSIEARGRVYLGQHGRAVSIYRETIGNRGAQPPRDEASYRAYLAAALAGLGDTTSAITEAHAALTLLEGPVNSPRLLAELRPVRVAAACSRGHEHFRVRFDTLVRTA; translated from the coding sequence GTGATCGACAAAGAGATCAATAGCGCGTGGAAGTCGCCGGGATTCCGGAAGTTGCTCGCCGAAGGGCGACCGGGTCAGGCCCTCGCCCTGGTCCGCAAAGAAATGGGCTTGTCCCAAGCCGACTTCGGTGCCTTGCTGCACTGGGACCGCACCCATGCAGGCCGCGTCGAACGCGGCGAAGTCGGGACAATCTTCGATATTCGCGAACTGATCCGCGCCGCCGACGCACTGGGAGTTCCCCGCACGGCATTGCTCCCGATCTTGCTCGGACCCGCGGATCCGAGGACCATCGAAGAGGGGGGTAAAGGAGCCGACGATATGGACCGCAGACAATTCGGCCTAGCAGCAACGATCGCGACAGTGGCCGTAGGAGCACCAGCAACTTCGACGCCGACACAGGTCGGCTCGGGCCATATCGGTTACTTCCAGGCACTGACCCAGCGCATGTGGAATCACGACAATCACTTCGGCGGCGGGGATATCGCCGAGTACGCTCTTCACCAGTACGGATTGGCTCGCCGCCTGCTTGATCACGGCGACTATGGACGGCAAACCGGCGTGCGCCTCTTGGTGGAGACGAGTCGGCTTGCCCGCTGTGCCGGTTGGCTTTGCCTCGACAGCGGCCGATCAGTTGCCGCGCGGCGTTGCTACGTCGAGGCGGTGCTGCTGGCCGAACAATCCGGAAGCGACGAACTGCTCGCCAATGCGCTTGCCAGTCTGACATTCCTGACAACGGACAGACCGATCAGCCGAGAGCCGGTCCGGCTGGCACAGCGCGCCAGCCACCTCGCACGCCGAACCCCGTCGGCCCGACTGAATGCAGTCCGATCCGCCCGCGAGGCCGTGGCCCACGCGGCCATCGGAGAACGACAGGAGTTCGAGCAAGCGATCACCCGTGCCTGGCGCGAGGTCGATCGAGGGCTCGATGACGCCGACGAACCAGTCTGGCTGCACCACGTCACGCCGACCGAGATCAAATCGATCGAGGCCAGAGGCCGCGTCTACCTCGGTCAGCACGGCCGAGCGGTCAGCATCTACCGCGAAACGATCGGCAACCGCGGCGCCCAACCGCCACGCGATGAAGCGTCCTACCGTGCATACCTCGCCGCCGCCCTCGCGGGCCTGGGAGACACGACCTCGGCCATCACCGAAGCCCATGCCGCCCTAACCCTTCTGGAGGGGCCGGTCAACTCACCACGCCTGCTGGCCGAACTGCGCCCGGTCCGCGTCGCCGCCGCATGCTCGCGCGGCCACGAACACTTCCGCGTCCGTTTCGACACCTTGGTGCGCACGGCCTGA
- a CDS encoding LysR family transcriptional regulator produces the protein MSPASAGSPRRPSADDLLVLLAVGRSGRFVTAAEELGINHTTISRRIAALEQTLGGRVLTRVSGGWELTDLGKEALAAAEAVESAVKSLAADAGGNRVLEGVVRISATDGFSAYIAAPAAAEVRRRHPKITVEIVATTRRASQQRSSLDLEVVVGEPQVHRATAIRLADYCLGLYGSREYLHEHGTPATIDDLARHPLVYFIDSMLQVDDLDLASSFAPSMRESVTSTNVFVHVEATRAAAGLGLLPCFMADRHADLVRVLADSVTVTLGYWLVARAETLRRPEVAAVVAAIRAVIDDQRDTLLGRPR, from the coding sequence ATGAGCCCGGCTTCCGCGGGGTCCCCCCGGCGTCCCAGCGCCGATGACCTCCTCGTTCTGCTCGCGGTCGGACGATCCGGCCGCTTCGTCACCGCAGCCGAGGAACTCGGCATCAACCACACCACGATCTCACGCCGCATCGCCGCACTGGAGCAAACGCTCGGCGGCCGGGTGCTCACTCGCGTGAGCGGCGGCTGGGAGCTGACCGATCTCGGCAAGGAGGCGCTCGCCGCGGCCGAGGCGGTGGAGTCGGCGGTGAAATCGCTCGCCGCGGACGCGGGCGGCAACCGTGTGCTGGAGGGCGTGGTGCGGATCTCCGCGACCGACGGCTTCAGCGCCTACATCGCCGCGCCCGCGGCCGCCGAGGTGCGGAGGCGGCATCCGAAAATCACCGTCGAGATCGTGGCGACAACCAGGCGCGCGTCGCAGCAGCGATCAAGTCTCGACCTCGAGGTGGTGGTCGGCGAGCCGCAAGTGCACCGAGCCACCGCAATCCGCCTGGCCGACTACTGCCTCGGCCTCTACGGCTCGCGCGAATACCTGCACGAGCACGGCACCCCCGCGACGATCGACGACCTGGCCCGGCACCCGCTGGTGTACTTCATCGATTCCATGCTCCAGGTCGACGACCTCGACCTCGCCTCCAGCTTCGCGCCCTCCATGCGCGAATCCGTCACCTCCACCAACGTTTTCGTGCACGTCGAGGCCACCCGCGCCGCCGCGGGCCTGGGCCTGCTGCCCTGCTTCATGGCCGACCGCCACGCGGACCTGGTCCGCGTCCTCGCCGATTCCGTGACGGTCACCCTCGGCTACTGGCTGGTCGCCCGCGCCGAGACCCTCCGCCGCCCAGAGGTCGCCGCCGTCGTCGCCGCGATCCGGGCCGTGATCGACGACCAGCGCGACACTCTCCTCGGCCGTCCTCGGTGA
- the cobM gene encoding precorrin-4 C(11)-methyltransferase produces MTVHFIGAGPGAADLLTVRAVELMRASPVCLYAGTYLDSQVLAYCAPDAELIDTQHLDLDQITDHLVRADRAGKDVARLCSGDPSLYSALTEQTRRLDAHGVPWDVTPGVPAYAAAAALLGAELTVPELVQSVVLTRAHARSTAMPESEALANFAATGATLVLHLAITRVRALAAELAADYGPDCPAAVVYRASQPEQLVLRGTLADIAAQVEAAGLRQAAVILVGRALAPSLSCAESHLYDPARGRGSADNSGM; encoded by the coding sequence ATGACCGTGCACTTCATCGGGGCGGGGCCGGGTGCGGCAGATCTGTTGACGGTGCGCGCGGTCGAACTCATGCGCGCGTCGCCGGTCTGTCTCTATGCAGGTACCTACCTGGACTCCCAAGTGTTGGCGTACTGCGCGCCGGATGCCGAGTTGATCGATACCCAGCACTTGGACCTCGATCAGATCACCGATCATCTGGTGCGCGCCGACCGCGCGGGCAAGGACGTGGCTCGGCTGTGCTCGGGCGACCCGTCGTTGTATTCCGCGCTCACCGAGCAGACTCGCAGGCTGGACGCGCACGGTGTTCCGTGGGATGTCACGCCGGGCGTGCCCGCTTACGCCGCGGCCGCGGCGCTGCTCGGTGCCGAGTTGACGGTGCCGGAGCTGGTGCAGTCGGTGGTGCTGACTCGCGCGCACGCCCGCTCGACCGCGATGCCCGAGTCGGAGGCGCTGGCGAACTTCGCGGCCACCGGCGCGACGCTCGTGCTGCACCTGGCCATCACCCGAGTCCGCGCGCTGGCGGCCGAACTGGCCGCCGACTACGGCCCGGACTGCCCGGCGGCTGTCGTGTACCGCGCCAGCCAGCCTGAGCAGCTCGTCCTGCGCGGGACGCTGGCCGACATCGCCGCCCAGGTCGAGGCGGCGGGCCTACGACAGGCCGCGGTGATCTTGGTAGGGCGTGCGCTCGCGCCCTCGCTCTCCTGCGCGGAGTCCCACCTCTACGACCCGGCGCGGGGGCGCGGGTCCGCCGACAACTCCGGTATGTGA
- a CDS encoding nuclear transport factor 2 family protein, producing the protein MIVTIFGEDATYHERVLDAPIEGREGIRAYWKSKVVESQGNIECDLLALYVDGSTAVAEWEARFDDRVQGNRKQMREVAILEFDGPLIASLREYWTSRVTR; encoded by the coding sequence TTGATCGTCACCATCTTCGGCGAGGACGCCACCTATCACGAGCGGGTGCTCGACGCGCCGATCGAGGGCCGCGAGGGTATCCGCGCGTACTGGAAATCGAAGGTTGTCGAGTCGCAAGGCAATATCGAATGCGACCTGCTGGCGTTGTACGTGGACGGTAGTACCGCCGTGGCGGAGTGGGAAGCACGGTTCGATGACCGGGTCCAGGGCAACCGCAAGCAGATGCGCGAGGTAGCGATCCTCGAATTCGATGGGCCGCTGATCGCAAGTTTGCGGGAGTACTGGACTTCACGCGTGACGCGCTGA
- a CDS encoding PPOX class F420-dependent oxidoreductase has translation MASLSDPDVRAFLTQGTRTGKVAFVAADGRPMVTPVWFVLDGDELVFNTGKSTVKGQAFARDGRVAVCVDLEVPPYASVQLQGSVTLSEDPDELLRTATAIGGRYMGADRAEEFGKRNGVPGELVVRLRPAKVVAHFDVTG, from the coding sequence ATGGCTTCACTTTCCGATCCCGACGTGCGCGCATTTCTCACCCAAGGAACCCGGACGGGCAAAGTGGCTTTCGTGGCCGCTGACGGCAGGCCGATGGTTACGCCGGTCTGGTTCGTCCTCGACGGGGACGAGTTGGTGTTCAACACGGGCAAGTCGACAGTCAAGGGTCAGGCGTTCGCGCGGGACGGGCGGGTCGCGGTGTGCGTCGATCTAGAGGTGCCGCCGTATGCGTCGGTTCAGTTGCAGGGCTCCGTGACACTCTCGGAGGACCCGGACGAGTTGCTGCGCACCGCCACTGCGATCGGCGGACGGTATATGGGGGCGGATCGGGCCGAGGAATTCGGCAAGCGCAATGGCGTTCCCGGCGAGCTGGTGGTCCGGCTGCGGCCCGCGAAAGTGGTCGCGCACTTCGACGTGACCGGCTGA